In one window of bacterium DNA:
- a CDS encoding NADH-quinone oxidoreductase subunit H, with the protein MSNLSILLYFIGVLISFGILGFMAMWLDRKVTARLQFRIGPPWYQNFADFVKLAGKEVLIPEKANIFMFITAPVLGLIATTTAGAILIMIFKTNAGFPTDAILILYLLTIPSLSIILGGSASGNVLAAVGISREMKLLMGYELPFVCGLVISSIKSGLTTSLGNIIQFQQHSGIILDSPSGIVGFIIGVFALQGKLGLVPFDLAEAEGELAGGALIEYSGILLGLYKLTKAILIITGPLFLISLYLGGISFSSIAGIITGILKYVIILILFILIKNTNPRLRIDQTLRLFWGWFTLLGIAGIFLAMTGW; encoded by the coding sequence ATGAGTAATTTATCCATACTTCTATACTTTATAGGGGTTTTAATATCCTTTGGTATATTGGGATTTATGGCTATGTGGCTGGATAGAAAAGTTACAGCACGGCTACAGTTTCGTATAGGTCCTCCATGGTACCAAAACTTTGCTGATTTTGTAAAACTTGCAGGTAAAGAGGTTCTGATACCAGAAAAAGCAAATATCTTTATGTTTATTACAGCACCGGTACTCGGATTAATAGCTACCACAACAGCAGGAGCAATTTTAATAATGATATTTAAGACAAATGCAGGTTTCCCTACGGATGCTATACTTATTCTTTATCTGCTTACCATACCTTCTCTTTCAATCATACTCGGTGGGAGTGCCTCAGGTAATGTCTTAGCGGCAGTAGGAATAAGCAGGGAGATGAAATTACTTATGGGATACGAACTTCCTTTTGTTTGTGGATTGGTTATTTCATCTATAAAAAGTGGTTTAACAACTTCACTCGGTAATATAATCCAGTTTCAACAGCATAGCGGGATAATACTTGATTCTCCTTCTGGAATTGTTGGCTTTATCATAGGGGTTTTTGCATTACAGGGGAAGTTAGGGTTGGTACCTTTTGACCTTGCGGAGGCAGAGGGAGAGTTGGCAGGTGGGGCACTTATTGAGTATTCAGGTATACTACTGGGATTATATAAACTTACAAAGGCAATACTGATTATTACCGGTCCGTTATTTCTTATATCTTTATATTTAGGAGGAATAAGTTTTAGTTCCATTGCAGGTATTATAACAGGAATACTTAAATATGTTATTATACTTATTCTTTTTATACTTATTAAGAATACCAATCCCCGGTTAAGGATAGACCAGACACTACGGCTTTTCTGGGGATGGTTTACCTTATTAGGAATAGCGGGGATATTTCTGGCAATGACAGGGTGGTGA
- a CDS encoding 4Fe-4S dicluster domain-containing protein, with translation MKKPKIRELKEAVKGILSKPYTTDFPYKPHTPPLRYRGKPEYNKDICVGCGACFQVCPAKAIDMKDTLENGIAKRVLIQYPSRCIFCRECERNCITGEGIKLTTKFDIAYFNEQDTLDSVEHKLITCIHCRTVIGTEKHLQWVLKKLGNLGFAQPVLLMQLMEMFNIKTDFEEKVIPPIQRTDLLKVVCPKCRRLAFISDEKKGK, from the coding sequence ATGAAGAAACCCAAGATAAGAGAACTGAAAGAGGCGGTTAAAGGAATATTATCAAAGCCATATACAACCGACTTTCCTTATAAACCGCATACACCTCCTTTAAGATACAGGGGAAAACCAGAATATAATAAGGATATCTGTGTGGGTTGTGGGGCATGCTTTCAGGTATGTCCTGCAAAAGCAATTGATATGAAAGATACTTTGGAAAATGGTATTGCTAAAAGAGTATTGATACAGTATCCATCAAGATGTATATTCTGTAGGGAGTGTGAAAGAAATTGCATCACAGGTGAGGGGATTAAACTTACAACAAAATTTGATATTGCATATTTTAATGAACAGGATACACTTGATTCTGTGGAACATAAACTTATCACATGTATACACTGCAGAACGGTTATAGGTACTGAAAAACATCTTCAATGGGTATTAAAAAAACTCGGGAATTTAGGATTTGCACAGCCAGTTCTTCTTATGCAACTTATGGAGATGTTTAATATAAAAACTGATTTTGAAGAAAAAGTTATTCCACCTATACAGAGGACAGATTTATTAAAAGTTGTCTGTCCCAAATGTAGACGGCTTGCGTTTATAAGTGATGAGAAAAAGGGAAAATAA
- a CDS encoding FAD/NAD(P)-binding protein: MDKNIYRPIRCEVRDVITESPTIKTVVLKPEEEFSFLAGQFASLTVPGIGEAPFTPSSSPYDREKLEFTVMRTGRVTDAIHNLKKGDIVGVRGPYGKPYPLDVYNGKEVLLVGGGVGLAPIRSLFFALVETITNYRRIVFCCGAKTPADYIYKDMIFDKWQKLCEKHPLSFRITVDKKDEAWKYGEGVVTKTLDGLDIDIKNSVAVVCGPPIMMKFTTLKLLEIGYKDTQIYLSMERKMYCAVGHCRHCLIGDLFVCKDGPVFTYDQIKDEPNIWA; this comes from the coding sequence ATGGATAAAAATATTTACAGACCTATAAGGTGTGAAGTAAGGGATGTTATTACTGAATCTCCTACTATAAAGACAGTTGTCCTGAAACCTGAGGAAGAATTTTCTTTCCTTGCCGGGCAGTTTGCATCTCTTACAGTTCCAGGTATAGGTGAAGCACCCTTTACTCCTTCTTCATCTCCTTATGATAGAGAAAAACTTGAGTTTACAGTAATGAGGACAGGAAGGGTAACAGATGCAATACATAATCTTAAAAAAGGTGATATAGTAGGTGTCCGTGGTCCTTATGGGAAGCCCTATCCTCTGGATGTTTATAATGGTAAGGAAGTGTTGTTGGTTGGTGGGGGAGTAGGACTTGCTCCCATACGGTCGCTCTTTTTTGCTTTAGTAGAGACCATTACCAATTATAGAAGAATTGTTTTCTGTTGTGGAGCGAAAACACCTGCTGATTATATATATAAAGATATGATATTTGATAAATGGCAAAAACTCTGTGAGAAACACCCTTTATCTTTCAGGATAACTGTGGATAAGAAGGATGAAGCATGGAAATACGGAGAAGGAGTTGTAACAAAGACACTTGACGGGCTTGATATTGATATAAAAAATTCTGTGGCTGTTGTTTGTGGTCCTCCTATAATGATGAAGTTTACCACATTGAAACTTTTAGAGATTGGATATAAAGATACACAGATATATCTTTCTATGGAAAGGAAGATGTATTGTGCTGTAGGACATTGCAGACACTGTCTTATAGGAGATTTGTTTGTATGTAAAGATGGTCCTGTATTTACCTATGACCAGATAAAGGATGAGCCCAATATATGGGCATGA
- a CDS encoding nickel-dependent hydrogenase large subunit has product MEHKRKVIVPIGPYHPLLEEPEFFALYCDGEKVVDVEWQAGYNHRGIEKLSESKHWDQVTFLVERICGICSTSHPFAYCNAVEDLLGITVPERARYIRSVIGELERLHSHLLWVGLAGHFLGYNTVFMWAWKYREPVLDMFEIITGNRNHYAMFKIGGVRRDIENEDIPKLRKVLSELKGQLEMLTGAVLDDPVLAARLKGVGVLTKEHIKAFGAVGPIARASGVAIDIRKDDPYAAYQLVDWKIITTENGDVFDKAVVRLLESFESIKIIEQCLDAIEGKKGEIQAEVRSIPEGEGIGRHEAPRGECFHYVRSDGTNRPVRHKIRAPSYTNIPTFKASCIGQTIADVAIILAGVDPCYCCTERVAVYEAENRRKLYDFDYLLKKSIEKTEKIKREI; this is encoded by the coding sequence ATGGAACATAAAAGAAAAGTGATAGTTCCAATAGGTCCGTATCATCCACTTCTTGAAGAACCAGAGTTTTTTGCTCTTTATTGTGATGGAGAAAAAGTTGTGGATGTAGAATGGCAGGCGGGCTATAACCACCGTGGAATAGAAAAGCTTTCAGAAAGTAAACACTGGGACCAGGTAACATTTTTGGTTGAAAGAATATGTGGTATATGTTCCACATCGCATCCGTTTGCATACTGTAATGCAGTGGAGGACCTTCTCGGGATAACAGTGCCTGAAAGAGCAAGGTATATAAGAAGTGTTATAGGAGAACTTGAACGACTTCACAGTCATCTGCTCTGGGTAGGACTGGCTGGGCACTTCCTCGGATATAATACCGTGTTTATGTGGGCATGGAAATACAGGGAACCGGTACTTGATATGTTTGAAATAATAACAGGAAACAGAAATCATTATGCAATGTTCAAAATTGGTGGAGTACGCCGAGATATAGAGAATGAAGATATTCCTAAACTGAGAAAGGTACTTTCTGAACTCAAAGGACAGTTAGAGATGCTTACAGGTGCAGTTCTGGATGACCCTGTTCTCGCAGCACGGCTTAAAGGGGTAGGTGTTCTTACAAAAGAACATATAAAGGCATTTGGTGCAGTAGGTCCTATTGCAAGGGCAAGTGGTGTTGCAATAGATATAAGAAAGGATGACCCATATGCTGCATATCAACTTGTTGATTGGAAAATAATTACTACAGAGAATGGTGATGTATTTGACAAAGCAGTGGTTAGGTTGTTAGAAAGTTTTGAATCAATAAAAATAATAGAGCAGTGTCTTGATGCAATTGAAGGGAAAAAAGGAGAGATACAGGCAGAGGTAAGGAGTATACCTGAAGGAGAAGGTATAGGACGCCATGAGGCACCGAGGGGAGAATGTTTTCACTATGTTAGAAGTGATGGGACAAATAGACCTGTGAGACATAAAATAAGAGCACCGAGTTATACCAATATACCTACGTTTAAAGCAAGTTGTATAGGACAGACCATAGCAGATGTAGCGATAATTTTAGCAGGTGTTGACCCCTGTTATTGTTGTACGGAAAGGGTGGCTGTCTATGAGGCAGAAAATAGAAGAAAACTTTACGACTTTGATTATCTTTTAAAGAAATCTATAGAGAAGACAGAAAAGATTAAAAGAGAGATATAA
- a CDS encoding aminotransferase class I/II-fold pyridoxal phosphate-dependent enzyme: MIIKNIESKRIKNLPVYIFQDINTRKLKLRREGRDIIDLGMGNPDRPTPKPVIDKLIEVAKDKKAHRYSASKGIPHLRREICNWYNKRFGVKLDPDEEAVVCIGSKEGISHLALAVFDRGDIVLVPNPTYPSHLYSVIIAGAKIKDMPLIKGNNFIPILSDSLVKGKKPKAMIVSYPNNPTAQVTEIEFFREVVRFAKKHNIFVIHDIAYSELCFDGYKAPSFLQVEGAKDIGIEFYSLSKTYNMAGWRVGFAVGNKHIIGALTKLKSYYDYGIFTPVQVAAISALKLEQRYIDEVVDTYRKRRDVLVDGLNRVGWKVEKPKATMYVWAEIPEKFKDMGSVKFSLYLLEKADVAVSPGAGFGKYGEGFVRIALVENEQRIRQAIRSIKRLFNNV; encoded by the coding sequence ATGATTATAAAAAATATAGAATCAAAGAGAATAAAGAATCTTCCTGTATATATATTTCAAGACATCAATACGAGAAAGTTGAAGTTAAGAAGGGAAGGTAGAGATATTATTGACCTCGGAATGGGAAATCCTGATAGACCCACACCAAAACCAGTTATTGATAAACTCATAGAGGTTGCTAAAGATAAAAAAGCTCACAGGTACAGTGCATCAAAGGGGATACCTCATCTCAGAAGAGAAATATGCAACTGGTACAATAAAAGATTTGGAGTGAAACTTGACCCTGATGAAGAAGCGGTTGTATGTATAGGTTCCAAAGAAGGAATCAGTCATCTTGCACTTGCGGTATTTGACCGTGGGGATATAGTCCTTGTTCCCAATCCTACATATCCCAGCCATCTATACAGTGTTATTATTGCTGGTGCGAAAATTAAAGATATGCCTCTTATAAAGGGAAATAATTTCATTCCCATACTTTCTGATTCTCTGGTTAAAGGTAAAAAACCAAAGGCAATGATTGTAAGTTATCCTAATAATCCAACAGCACAAGTAACCGAGATTGAGTTTTTTAGAGAAGTGGTGAGGTTTGCGAAAAAACATAATATATTTGTTATACATGATATTGCCTATTCTGAACTGTGTTTTGATGGATATAAAGCACCAAGTTTCCTTCAGGTAGAAGGTGCAAAGGATATCGGTATTGAGTTTTATTCACTTTCTAAAACATATAATATGGCTGGCTGGCGTGTGGGATTTGCTGTAGGGAATAAACATATTATTGGAGCGCTTACCAAACTTAAAAGTTATTATGACTATGGAATCTTTACTCCTGTTCAGGTTGCTGCTATTTCTGCTCTGAAGCTTGAGCAGAGATATATTGATGAGGTTGTTGACACTTATAGAAAAAGGAGAGATGTTCTTGTAGATGGTCTGAACAGGGTGGGATGGAAGGTTGAGAAACCAAAAGCAACGATGTATGTATGGGCTGAAATACCTGAAAAGTTCAAAGATATGGGGTCTGTAAAATTCTCATTATATCTTTTAGAAAAAGCAGATGTTGCTGTCTCTCCTGGAGCAGGCTTTGGCAAGTATGGTGAGGGTTTTGTAAGAATTGCACTCGTTGAAAATGAACAGAGGATAAGGCAGGCGATCAGGTCTATAAAACGGCTCTTTAACAACGTATAA
- a CDS encoding proton-conducting transporter membrane subunit: protein MVPNNILLWILIVPFLSAVLVEVIPASFSIKAGFIFLLIQMFLLGNIANTVFSTRFLYYPVENIFFIADPLSFIFGATSVFIGIFIYLFAMGYFAKEDHSEQQKFSFWGLVFVGSMMGVVFSDNLISLYLFWELAGLCSWKLIGFYRKDEHLLKADKAFLITSAGAGFMLLGFVYVYITTGSLSISQIIGQEIPPFVFALIFLGILTKSATFPFHTWLPDASVAPTPVTSFLHAAVLVKIGVYGLARIFGATLTVSGNVIWAGYLALFSSVAAGIIALRETDIKKILAFSTVSQLGFMIAGLMMFNPIATRGIVIFYVAHALGKGCLFLCAGITEKLFGTKDIRQMGGLMKKSPLVTYAFIFSMFSVAGIPPLPGFYGKLEAITGMLIKRHIFYGLIAILTSALTLLYMVRLFRYVFMGDVKEVDTTGKGFPFMVVSVVILATISLLFGIMLVIR, encoded by the coding sequence ATGGTACCGAATAATATCTTGTTGTGGATACTTATAGTTCCATTTCTATCAGCGGTTTTAGTGGAGGTTATACCTGCATCGTTTTCTATTAAAGCAGGTTTTATTTTCCTCCTGATACAGATGTTTCTATTAGGTAATATTGCTAATACTGTATTTTCTACAAGGTTCTTATATTATCCAGTAGAAAACATCTTTTTTATTGCCGACCCTTTAAGTTTTATATTTGGAGCGACTTCTGTTTTTATAGGGATATTTATATATTTGTTTGCAATGGGGTATTTTGCTAAAGAAGATCATTCTGAACAGCAAAAATTTTCTTTCTGGGGACTTGTTTTTGTGGGGAGTATGATGGGGGTGGTATTTTCTGATAATCTCATCTCCCTTTATCTTTTCTGGGAACTTGCGGGGCTTTGCTCGTGGAAACTTATTGGTTTCTACAGGAAAGATGAACATCTCCTTAAGGCAGATAAAGCATTCCTTATTACCAGTGCAGGAGCTGGTTTTATGCTTCTGGGATTTGTATATGTTTACATAACTACTGGTTCTCTAAGTATTTCTCAGATAATAGGGCAGGAGATACCTCCTTTTGTCTTTGCACTAATATTTTTAGGGATTCTAACAAAGTCAGCCACTTTCCCCTTCCATACATGGCTTCCTGATGCCTCTGTAGCCCCAACACCTGTTACATCATTCCTTCACGCAGCAGTACTTGTTAAGATAGGAGTATATGGACTAGCGCGGATTTTCGGGGCAACGCTTACTGTATCTGGAAATGTTATATGGGCAGGATATCTTGCTCTATTCAGCAGTGTTGCTGCGGGTATTATTGCTTTAAGAGAGACAGATATTAAAAAAATTCTTGCTTTTTCCACAGTAAGCCAGTTAGGATTTATGATAGCAGGGCTTATGATGTTTAATCCTATTGCTACTCGTGGAATTGTTATATTTTATGTAGCACATGCACTGGGTAAGGGATGTCTATTTCTATGTGCAGGAATTACAGAAAAACTATTTGGGACAAAAGATATAAGGCAGATGGGAGGGTTGATGAAAAAATCACCGCTTGTTACATATGCTTTTATCTTCAGTATGTTTTCTGTTGCAGGTATTCCACCATTACCTGGTTTTTATGGAAAACTTGAGGCAATAACAGGTATGCTTATAAAGAGACATATATTCTATGGGCTTATTGCAATACTTACATCAGCACTAACCCTTCTTTATATGGTTCGTTTATTCAGGTATGTATTTATGGGGGATGTAAAAGAAGTAGATACAACAGGGAAAGGATTTCCCTTTATGGTTGTCTCTGTGGTAATTTTAGCAACTATTTCATTATTATTCGGTATTATGCTGGTGATAAGATAG
- a CDS encoding proton-conducting transporter membrane subunit — protein MNVNIWFLPVVISFGIAFVHLLIQGAGRNIRKWVSLLGVLAVLFSCFYSMYVNYDILSSGEKLGLLFAILISFIGLCSVSFSQWYNSEVNFVYDGLLFLFLGGMLGVVLSHSLIALYIYWEIMTIASFFLVLFADTDEARSASLKYIIMTGVGSIFLLFGILGIWLLEENLLWKHIFFFSILLGTGVKVGIFLLNSWLPDAYTSAQTPISALFSGAMSKTGIYALIRFYFVIFKPSWSIGWETVMLLLGIFTLLGGVFLALIQHDIKRLLAYHSISQIGYIFLGIACGTQIGLVGALYHTINHAIFKSLLFLGAGVLIKATGSRNLEDYGGLFRKLPVTFMVMTVAAFSISGIPPFNGFVSKWIIYQALLIKNNPISTFAFIAALLGSVLTLASFVKVINDSFMGVRKKEITGEKLEGSPFMNIPMILLAIGCLLFGLYPGFVTEKFLFPAIGEYVMLNINLIQMASYYGVLAIIILALLFVVGRRWIKQVRRTEVFVGGEVISDKITAFDGAHFYGTVKEITPLKKFYTLDTMGLLDIYQNFLKLLPNAGKFFINIAVMAVDFIYNRGSLFLNLWVERLKLLQNGLLAKYLVWFFAGLIIIMEVIRR, from the coding sequence TTGAATGTAAACATATGGTTTCTTCCGGTTGTTATAAGCTTCGGGATTGCTTTCGTTCATCTGCTTATTCAGGGGGCAGGAAGGAATATAAGGAAGTGGGTATCTCTCCTTGGGGTTCTGGCAGTGCTGTTTTCATGTTTCTATTCAATGTATGTAAACTATGACATTCTTTCCAGTGGAGAGAAACTCGGACTCTTATTCGCAATACTTATTTCTTTCATAGGATTGTGCAGTGTATCTTTTTCTCAGTGGTACAATTCGGAAGTAAACTTTGTATATGATGGGTTGTTATTCCTCTTTCTCGGGGGTATGTTGGGTGTAGTACTTTCCCATTCACTCATTGCTCTGTATATATACTGGGAAATAATGACAATAGCAAGTTTCTTTCTTGTACTTTTCGCTGATACAGATGAGGCAAGAAGTGCTTCTCTTAAATATATTATTATGACAGGTGTAGGAAGTATATTTCTACTTTTCGGGATATTAGGAATATGGCTATTAGAAGAAAATCTTTTATGGAAACATATATTTTTCTTTTCTATCCTTTTAGGGACAGGTGTCAAAGTGGGGATATTCCTGCTTAACTCATGGCTTCCTGATGCATATACTTCTGCTCAAACACCTATATCTGCATTGTTTTCTGGTGCAATGAGTAAAACAGGGATATATGCACTGATACGCTTTTACTTTGTTATATTCAAACCATCATGGTCTATCGGATGGGAGACAGTAATGTTGCTTCTCGGTATCTTTACACTTTTGGGAGGTGTTTTTTTAGCACTTATCCAGCATGATATAAAACGACTTCTTGCATATCATAGTATCAGTCAGATTGGATATATCTTTCTCGGTATTGCCTGTGGAACCCAGATAGGACTTGTCGGAGCTCTTTATCACACAATCAACCACGCTATATTCAAAAGTTTACTCTTCCTCGGTGCGGGGGTACTTATAAAAGCAACTGGTTCAAGGAATTTAGAGGATTATGGCGGATTATTCAGGAAACTACCAGTTACATTTATGGTAATGACAGTTGCAGCATTTTCAATATCAGGGATACCACCTTTTAATGGTTTTGTATCAAAGTGGATTATATATCAGGCACTTCTAATAAAGAACAATCCTATTTCTACATTTGCATTCATTGCAGCACTTTTAGGAAGTGTGTTAACACTTGCATCTTTTGTAAAGGTTATTAATGACTCCTTTATGGGTGTAAGGAAAAAAGAGATAACAGGAGAAAAATTAGAGGGTAGTCCTTTTATGAATATACCTATGATATTACTTGCTATTGGGTGTTTACTTTTTGGTTTATATCCTGGATTTGTGACAGAGAAGTTTTTATTCCCTGCTATAGGTGAATATGTAATGCTAAATATTAATCTCATACAGATGGCTTCTTATTATGGAGTGCTGGCAATCATCATCCTTGCTTTGTTATTTGTCGTAGGTAGGAGATGGATTAAACAGGTGAGAAGGACAGAGGTATTTGTAGGGGGCGAGGTTATTTCTGATAAGATAACTGCTTTTGATGGAGCGCACTTCTATGGGACGGTTAAAGAAATAACACCTCTTAAAAAATTTTATACACTTGATACCATGGGATTGCTTGATATATACCAGAATTTTCTGAAATTACTGCCTAATGCTGGGAAGTTTTTTATCAATATCGCTGTAATGGCAGTTGATTTTATATATAACAGAGGAAGTTTATTTTTAAATCTATGGGTTGAACGGCTAAAGTTATTACAGAATGGACTTTTAGCAAAGTATCTTGTATGGTTTTTTGCAGGGCTTATAATTATAATGGAGGTTATAAGAAGATGA
- a CDS encoding NADH-quinone oxidoreductase subunit C encodes MRDITGMLKEKLGNRIKDINIHKNQRIYITVDRKDIKECARIIFKDIDARYIIASGIENFDSFEILYHFGLDKEGIIVSLRVYLDKEKPEIETLIDIIPGISYIEREMWELLGINFTGHPDIKHFLLRDDWEKGNYPLRKENYGT; translated from the coding sequence ATGAGAGATATAACAGGAATGTTGAAAGAAAAACTCGGGAATAGGATTAAAGATATAAATATCCATAAAAACCAGCGGATTTATATTACAGTTGACAGAAAAGATATCAAGGAGTGTGCAAGAATTATCTTTAAAGATATTGATGCAAGATATATTATCGCATCAGGAATAGAAAATTTTGACAGTTTTGAGATTCTCTATCATTTCGGTCTTGATAAAGAAGGTATTATTGTTTCTTTAAGGGTGTATCTTGATAAGGAAAAACCAGAAATAGAAACACTTATTGATATTATTCCAGGTATCTCTTACATTGAACGTGAGATGTGGGAACTTTTAGGGATAAACTTTACAGGACATCCTGATATTAAACATTTCCTCTTAAGAGATGACTGGGAGAAAGGAAATTATCCATTAAGGAAAGAAAACTATGGAACATAA
- a CDS encoding NADH-quinone oxidoreductase subunit B family protein gives MNIKTKALKKSLWVYHVSGGSCNNCDIEILDCLTPRFDIERFGIVLVGSPRHADVLLCTGIVNKKCVERLREVYKQTAKPCIVVAIGACACTGGIFRDGYQMGGPIDKLIPVDVYIPGCPPKPEAMIAGIVKVLEKLK, from the coding sequence ATGAATATAAAAACGAAGGCATTAAAAAAATCACTATGGGTTTATCATGTGTCAGGTGGGTCATGTAATAACTGTGATATAGAAATCCTTGACTGTCTCACACCGAGGTTTGATATTGAAAGGTTTGGTATTGTACTCGTAGGAAGTCCGAGACATGCAGATGTTCTTTTGTGTACAGGGATAGTGAATAAAAAATGTGTTGAAAGGTTAAGAGAAGTGTATAAACAAACAGCAAAACCCTGTATTGTTGTAGCTATAGGGGCATGTGCCTGTACAGGCGGTATCTTTAGAGATGGATATCAGATGGGAGGTCCTATTGATAAACTTATACCTGTAGATGTTTATATACCAGGGTGTCCACCAAAACCAGAGGCAATGATTGCAGGTATAGTAAAGGTTCTGGAGAAACTGAAATGA
- a CDS encoding 4Fe-4S dicluster domain-containing protein, with product METLYITKKDWDSFIKGKAEIISIFAPFEYEKKLFYKKVAPDIDIIYNRVRTVEPLKLFFTPFKERVVPEVYQIPEIVIMGVTACDINGLKILDKIFMEGDYRDPNYTNRREKVLIIGSDCLSPYPTCFCELIGTHPYPEDVFDLNISFLEEGLLVDIGSDKGCSFIGGDQKFFQATKEQINKREQNRKKTVEIIKESNRDFYFEGVKEKFKGAYQTELWRRPKDIENCVQCGSCTNNCPSCVCFLLEDTGTQEEDRKVKVWDSCLFPGYARMAAGDSPRPTLQDRYANRLLCKYWYMVENYGITGCTGCGRCIVGCAGKIDKRKVITEVLRERQ from the coding sequence ATGGAGACATTATATATAACCAAAAAGGATTGGGATAGTTTTATAAAAGGGAAAGCAGAAATAATTTCTATTTTTGCCCCTTTTGAATATGAAAAGAAACTATTTTATAAAAAGGTTGCTCCAGATATTGATATTATATATAACAGGGTAAGGACTGTTGAACCACTTAAACTGTTTTTCACCCCTTTCAAAGAGAGGGTTGTCCCTGAGGTGTATCAGATACCGGAGATTGTTATTATGGGTGTTACTGCCTGTGATATAAATGGGTTAAAGATACTGGATAAGATTTTCATGGAAGGGGACTACAGAGACCCTAACTATACTAATAGAAGAGAGAAAGTTCTTATTATAGGTTCTGACTGTCTTTCTCCTTATCCTACCTGTTTCTGTGAACTTATAGGGACACATCCTTATCCTGAAGATGTATTTGACTTGAATATATCTTTTCTTGAAGAGGGTCTGCTTGTAGATATTGGTTCTGATAAAGGGTGTTCTTTTATAGGTGGAGACCAGAAATTTTTTCAGGCAACTAAGGAACAGATAAATAAAAGGGAACAGAATAGAAAGAAAACAGTAGAGATAATTAAGGAGTCCAACAGGGATTTTTATTTTGAAGGGGTTAAGGAAAAATTCAAAGGGGCATACCAGACGGAGTTATGGAGAAGACCAAAAGATATAGAAAATTGTGTTCAGTGTGGAAGTTGTACAAACAACTGTCCCTCATGTGTATGCTTTTTACTTGAAGATACAGGAACACAGGAAGAGGACAGGAAGGTTAAAGTATGGGACAGTTGTCTCTTTCCTGGATATGCAAGAATGGCAGCAGGTGATTCTCCCAGACCAACGCTTCAGGATAGATATGCAAACCGTCTGTTATGTAAGTACTGGTATATGGTGGAAAATTATGGAATAACCGGATGTACCGGTTGTGGAAGATGTATTGTTGGATGTGCAGGAAAAATTGATAAAAGGAAGGTTATTACAGAAGTATTGAGGGAGCGACAGTAG